A single genomic interval of Antechinus flavipes isolate AdamAnt ecotype Samford, QLD, Australia chromosome 1, AdamAnt_v2, whole genome shotgun sequence harbors:
- the LOC127559612 gene encoding gap junction gamma-1 protein-like has product MSWAFLTKLLETVTQHSTLVGKLWLSVLVVFRLVLLAVGGEAIYRDELSGFSCNTAQPGCQNVCYDAFAPLSHVRFWVFQIILVTAPTVFYLGYAVHHLSRRQRAPKQEEEEEPMLKKKSEKSSDDGAHDGRRRIRRDGLLGPYVGQLLVRTALEVAFLLGQYLLYGLEVPPSYVCVRKPCPHTVDCFVSRPTEKTIFLLVMYAVSGLCLLLNLIELLHLGLGSLKKGKSHGAPLSHSKNFPLEQMQKQLQLVQEHLDMALHMNTPLVTAPTYAGQSASYSIYAQQNLHNQSEKEPPFSKTDQ; this is encoded by the exons ATGAGCTGGGCGTTCCTGACGAAGTTGCTGGAAACTGTGACCCAGCATTCTACCTTGGTGGGGAAACTCTGGTTGTCGGTGCTGGTTGTGTTTCGCCTAGTGCTGCTGGCCGTGGGTGGAGAGGCCATTTACCGGGACGAGTTAAGTGGCTTCTCCTGTAATACAGCGCAACCGGGTTGCCAAAATGTTTGCTATGACGCCTTTGCACCCCTCTCCCACGTTCGCTTCTGGGTGTTCCAGATCATCCTGGTCACTGCGCCCACCGTATTCTACTTGGGCTATGCGGTGCACCACCTGTCCCGGCGCCAGAGGGCCCCGAagcaagaagaggaagaagagccCATGCTCAAAAAGAAGTCCGAGAAGTCCTCTGATGATGGAGCCCACGATGGTCGCAGGAGGATCCGCAGGGACGGGCTCCTGGGGCCCTATGTTGGGCAGTTACTGGTGCGGACTGCCTTGGAGGTGGCCTTCCTACTAGGCCAGTATCTGCTCTATGGCCTGGAGGTGCCTCCCTCCTATGTCTGCGTGCGCAAGCCTTGCCCCCACACCGTGGATTGCTTTGTTTCTCGCCCCACGGAGAAGACCATCTTCCTGCTAGTCATGTATGCAGTCAGTGGCCTCTGTCTCCTGCTCAACCTGATCGAATTGCTGCATCTGGGCCTGGGAAGCTTGAAGAAGGGTAAAAGTCACGGTGCTCCACTTTCTCATTCCAAGAATTTCCCACTGGAGCAGATGCAGAAACAGCTGCAACTGGTCCAGGAGCACCTGGACATGGCATTGCATATGAACACACCTTTGGTCACAGCGCCTACCTATGCAGGCCAGTCTGCTTCCTACAGCATATATGCTCAGCAAAATCTGCATAATCAAAGCGAAAAAGAGCCTCCATTCTCCAAAACAg atCAGTGA
- the LOC127545634 gene encoding olfactory receptor 1361: MEKGNQSTVTEFLLLGLSSQPEHQQLLFVLFLYMYLITVLGNLLIILAIFTDSHLHVPMYFFLSNLSFVDICFTSTTVPKMLVNHAIGSKTIPFGGCLTQMYFLFVFADMDNFLLAVMAYDRFVAICHPLHYATKMTHHLCALLSVGSWIVANLNALLHTLLMAHLTFCDNNVIPHFFCDVSPLMKLSCSDPSLNEMVIFTEGGLIMITPFICILASYIRIASAVLRIPSTKGKWKAFSTCGSHLAVVSLFYGTIIAVYFSPSSTHSIKKDTAATVMYTVVTPMLNPFIYSLRNQDMKRALTKMVGRKIPT, translated from the coding sequence ATGGAAAAAGGAAACCAGTCCACTGTCACGGAATTTCTTCTCCTGGGACTTTCTAGTCAGCCAGAGCATCAACAACTCCTCTTTGTATTATTTCTATACATGTATTTGATCACAGTTCTAGGGAACCTTCTCATCATCCTGGCCATTTTTACAGACTCTCACCTCCATGTTcccatgtattttttccttagcaACTTGTCCTTTGTGGATATTTGTTTCACCTCAACCACAGTTCCCAAGATGTTGGTGAATCATGCCATTGGAAGTAAGACTATACCTTTTGGAGGGTGTCTGACACAAATgtactttttatttgtatttgcgGACATGGACAATTTTCTTCTGGCTGTGATGGCCTATGACCGATTTGTGGCTATATGCCATCCCTTACACTATGCTACAAAAATGACCCATCATCTCTGTGCCCTTCTGTCTGTTGGATCCTGGATTGTTGCTAATCTGAATGCATTATTGCATACTCTTCTAATGGCTCATCTCACGTTCTGTGACAATAATGTCATCCCACACTTTTTCTGTGATGTGTCTCCTCTCATGAAGCTTTCCTGTTCTGATCCCTCACTCAATGAAATGGTAATTTTTACAGAAGGAGGTCTGATAATGATCACCCCATTCATCTGTATCTTGGCTTCTTATATCCGTATTGCTTCTGCTGTCCTGAGAATTCCATCTacaaagggaaaatggaaagccttttccacctgtgggtCCCACCTGGCTGTGGTCTCCCTCTTCTATGGCACCATAATTGCTGTGTATTTTAGTCCCTCTTCCActcattcaattaaaaaagataCAGCAGCAACTGTGATGTACACAGTGGTGACCCCCATGTTGAACCCTTTTATCTATAGCCTGAGGAATCAAGACATGAAAAGGGCTCTGACAAAAATGGTTGGTAGAAAAATCCCTACTTGA